CTCATCAGGGTTTGGAAAACAATGTCTCTGGGTTAAATGATATTACGGAAGAATTAACAGATCAAATTGATAAACTGAATAGAAGAAGATGAGCAAGAAGTTTATAGATATAGAAGACAATAATCAATTCGGCCTTTCAACGGGAGACTTAATGGCTGCATTGTTATTGATATTCGTGCTTTTGCTTATTGGAACAATGCTAAAGTTACAAGAGGAGTTTGATAGTAAAAGTGATATTGCTGAAAGATATAAGGAATTGCAGATTGATATATACAAAGACCTATATGAAGAATTTGAAACGGACTTAGAGGTATGGCAAGCAGAAATTGATTCAAGTCTAACCGTTCGGTTTAAGGAGCCAGATGTATTATTTGATGCAGGAAGCTCAAATTTAAAGGAATCATTTTCTGATATTTTGGACGATTTTTTTCCACGGTACATAAAAGTTTTGCGTAAAGACAAATACGTTGACCACATAGAAGAAATTAGAATAGAAGGTCACACTTCCATTGAGGGACGAAACGGCATGAGCGATAATGAGTCGTATTTCTATAATATGAAACTATCTCAGGACAGAACACGCTCTGTTTTGCAATATTGTTTGAATCTACTACAATCAGAAGTTTTTGACTGGACCAGAGATAGGGCAACTGCCAACGGCCTCTCCTCGGTTAAGCCAATAGCGGGAAATGAAACGGAAGAAGACCGAAAACAAAACAGACGCGTTGAATTTCGAATAAAAACGGATGCAGAAAAGCAAATCAGAGAAATGCTAAGGTATGCCGAAAACTAATGAAATATTAAATTGGTATTTCAATATCTCTGAGATGAGATATGCAGCAGAGCATGTATTTTCATCAGAGACAAAGAATATTGTTAATATTTCGATAAAACAATTAAACCAATTATCAGAAAGGCTACCTGATGGAAACAAACTACCCGAAAGAGCATTAATTAAAGATGTATATCAGCTATTTCAAAGAGAATGCAATCAAGAATATCATCAACTAGTTTCACTTTTCAGCAAAAGAGATGTAAGAATTCTTATTTATGCCCTAGATTATCAAACAGAACATGGTGGTGAAGTAATTCTATTTTCAGATAAATTTGGAATTGCCAGGAGATTAATCCTCGACAAATGGAAAGATTCATTTACGATTAGTTTATGGCATCTGTTATTAAAGAACTGGAATAATTTACTGAGACACGAAAAGCAAAGAGACTTATTAACCCAATTGTTAAACACAAAATGTACGGATTATGAAGGCAGCAGAAAGAATATACTTGAAATAAAAAAAATCATTAGCTTTTTCCTTAAAAAGGATTCACCAAAGCTATTTGCATCAAGTTTAATCAAATATAAAAAGTTGATTTCTGATGCTCATATAACGTTAAAACAGAAAGATTCAATTCTGGTCTACGAATATTTTTCTTCTGTTGTAGAACA
Above is a genomic segment from uncultured Draconibacterium sp. containing:
- a CDS encoding OmpA family protein → MSKKFIDIEDNNQFGLSTGDLMAALLLIFVLLLIGTMLKLQEEFDSKSDIAERYKELQIDIYKDLYEEFETDLEVWQAEIDSSLTVRFKEPDVLFDAGSSNLKESFSDILDDFFPRYIKVLRKDKYVDHIEEIRIEGHTSIEGRNGMSDNESYFYNMKLSQDRTRSVLQYCLNLLQSEVFDWTRDRATANGLSSVKPIAGNETEEDRKQNRRVEFRIKTDAEKQIREMLRYAEN